The genomic segment GTCTATAGGAGGCTGGTTCTGGGGGCGAGGCCAAAGGACCAGACTCAATGAGTTTCCAGCGACATGTCCGAGAAGTCAGGGCAGAGCACCAAGGCAAAGGATGGCAAAACAAAGTATGCAACCCTTAGCCTGTTCAACACCTACAAGGGCAAATCTCTGGAaacccagaaaactgcaggtaaGCCCCCACTATTATTCCCTGATAGTCTGGCACACTATTGCATGAAACAACTAATGAGTGGACTGTATTTGCAGTAAATGTAATTTAGCTTTGTTCAGTTCAGTTGATCACCGCAATGTAATATAACCTTTTAAGGGTGCTCAAGTGCATTccctgacctttttttttaaaaacctcaAATGTTGCCGTTTTCCTACGTGTTAAATGTTTCTTCATCCCAGTGGCTGCTAGACATGGGCTCCAAAGTTTGGGCAAAGTTGCTGCCAGCCGGCGCATGCCCCCTCCGGCCAACCTGCCCAGCCTGAAGGCAGAGAACAAGGGAAACGACCCCAACGTCAACATTGTCCCCAAAGACGGTAGTGGCTGGGCATCTCGAcctgagggaggggaggagaggtaaATCGAATAACTTGTGCACGTAATGTGTGTGAACATTTACAGAATAACTGGAAGTGTCTTTAGTTAGAGGAGTCCGTCATCCACATTTCAAATCATAAGTGTTGTTGGAAAACCGTTCTGTTTTGTGTGCCTCAGGCAACAGGAGACACCCCCACCCCAGATCAAACCAGCAGTGCTCCAGCCACAAGAGCCTTCTATTGGGGGCAGCCGCTCCTGGGCCAACAGCAAGCCAACACAGCTAGACGGTAAATTtgcattacaacattacacCAACTCATAAAAGGCAGATTACCTATGGTCCTTCCTGGCATTTATGGAGGCTGTGAACACTATCCAGTATGTTTCCTACTAGTGTCCAAACAAACAATCCTCAATTGGTTTACAGCCCTTAAACATTACAGTTTGCATGGAATGCAGACCATCTGATCTCTACTAAATGTGACGTTGGGTTGGCTGGGTGCTGTACACCATCGaagacttattttttttctctgcaagtcactgtattatatttaatttttgGATTTCTGTGCATTCATAATAATGTGCTTGTATTGTACAGGAGCTCCTCGTGTGAGCAGCCATTTTCACCAGGAGTTTCCCAGCTTGCAGGCGGCTGGTGAGGTTGAGAAAGGGGACGGTCAAGAAGAGGAGCCTTATGGACCAGGCCCCAGCCTCAGACCTCAAAGTATGGGCCCCACTCGAGCACATAAACATCGTTCAGTGTTCACTGATCGGTTTCGGTTTGCCTGGTGTTCAGGAACCACAGGTCAAACAATAAATGTCTCTCCTCCTTCTGTCACGTTAGATGTTGGCAGTTGGCGAGAGGGTGGAGGCAGGAATTTGATAACTGCACCCAGCCCCTCTGAGATGGACAACCGGGCCCCGGAGGAGGGTAGTACGGGCCTTGGTACCTCTACACCACCAGGGGAAGCTGATGAGCCTGGGCGAAACGTAACCACTGACGTTCAGAGGGAGAAGAGGGATGGTAGGGAGAGATTGCCCCCCTCTGCCCTCCCTCAGGCTAAACTTAATGGGGGGCAGCAGCCTCCTGCTGGGGTGCCAACTCACTTCGACCCTGCTTTCAGGAGCATGATGCCACCCTACGTAAGTCACAGTTTGCTGTTCTGGACGGACCACGTTGGCACATCAAAAGCTCCAGTATCTAGTTGTAGCATTTATCTCTTCTTGAGCCTGCGTGATAATtgctctctttgtctttttagaTGTTCCACGCCTATCCTCAAATGACTTTGGGCCCAGGACAAGGAAACTTCAGATACCCTGTACCACAAGATGGAGCAAAGTGAGTTCACATCTTAATAGCTAAGCCCTAGAGATTTGGGTTGAAGAAAAATAAGATACATTTTTGATTTGTATTTAATTGTATCTTTGCAAAAACACAATATACCCTGGACTTTTCCttgatcattaaaaaaaactattctactttagaggcaattaaAAAGTTTTTATACACGCTGCATATATACCAGCTGATTTTAATGATGAGAAATGATCCCAAGTTTCCTAAACAACAAATATAAGTTCACACAGAAGCACATTGTTCATATCGGtataaaaggatttttttttttttactttttcgattGTCCATTGCCCAAATTTTGCAAATATCAGATGCAGGATACACCCCTCATACCTCAGTACCTTGTTGTACCTTGAGTTGAATATAGGCAATTGTTAATGTACTAGACCAGGTGCCATAATGAACTTTCCTCTCCATTTTTCTCTGTTGGGTTGTCAGGGGTCCTCGTTCAGTACGACCCCAGCAGCATCCCCCTCAGTCCTGGCACCAGGACCCAGACAGACCCTCTATCATCAGCGCGACAGAACTTAAAGAGCTGGACAACTTagacactgacactgatgagggCTGGGCAGGTCAGTAGCCATTCTTATGGACTTGAGCATTTTAACTAACTGATTGGGGTGGAGTCATTGCACAGTAGTTCTAGTATCGATCAATCCTGTCCCTTCTGCACTCCAGGAGCTCAGATGGAGGTGGACTACACTGAGAAACTAAACTTCAGCGATGATGAGGAGAACCAAGCTGCTAAAGAGAAAAGGGAAAACTGGTGAGTATTTTAATCTTAACCTTTTTTCCAACACTTGCATTGACTTGCATTCACTTTTTAAGCTTCTGTGCTTCAAATGCCTTATGGTATGCCTTGACACATGGCTGACAGTAATGTGAAATATGTGATTTGTAGTAAATGgacaaaataattgaaaaacGGAGGTAATGGTATAGTTCAAATACTAAATGAATTTGACATGTTTAGGTATGTGTTGTAAAACGGACTCGAGAACAGGACAAAATACAACGGACATCCATATATTGCAGATACGACACTATAACACACAAATGGTTATTGCATGGCAGCCTTGGCATTACAGCTGGATGTGGAAGGTGCCAAATAGTTGATACAGAGTAGAAGGATTCAGAATTGATAGAAGTTATCAATGCCACTTTGTGTGCAGTGAGGGCATTTGTAGTGAGGTTTGATGTGCAGCCTGAGGTTGAAGTAAGTAGCTTAGGAGCACTAGTTAACTAGGGAGATTGTCAGTTGGAATAAACTGaagtttttagtttttcctTAAATATATGGACATTATTTTTCAGGGAGTGGATGGGTAAAGTGGAGCGTATAAGATCTCGGCCACCAGACGGTCAGGAGGGCTGGAAGGAGGGTACTGAGGACCGTGGGGGCAATAAAACCTCATGGGCCGATGGTGATCCCAGAGCGCCATCACCTGGCAGTATGGGGCAGTACAATAAGTCAGCTGCTCCACAGGACTACCAGGTAAAGCTGGATATGCATTACACAAGACTCCCAGCATGTGTGCACtgtttattttaacagcaagGCGACAGGTCTGTATCTAATTTCTCTATTCTCCAGGGTGGCAGTCGCTCTGTTGGTGGCGGAGCTCCACGTGTGACCAAACCACAGGCTGCAGCGGCACCTGGTGCCGATGAGGACCCCGAGGCCTGGCGGCAGAAGCGCAAAAAGCCTCCAGAAATTTCTGAAGCTGTAGAGCGAGCGAGACGgcggagggaagaagaggaacgGCGGATGGAAGAACAGCGGCTCGCAGCTTGTGCTGAAAAACTAAAACGTCTCAATGAAAAACACCGCCAGGCAACTGAGGGCAAATCTGCCCTTGCTCCGACCACCAGTGATGACGCAGGAGCTGCCCAAGAGGAAGAGTCCTCATCAGCTCCCGCTCCTGTGTCCAGCCTTGTACCTTCAATCCCAGTTTCACAATCACAGGCCCCAATCATGCAAGCTCCTCTGCCTGAGAGGGTGGATCTAGACAGGGAGAGGATTGAGCGAGAACCCGAGAGCGTAGAACCAAGTGTAGAGGAGGAGGTTCACTTGCCTCGTCAGCCCAGCCCCCCCGTCCAGAGACCTGCAGCCGTAGCTCCAGAGCCTCAGAGCGAGGAAGAGAGCTCCGTGGTTGAGGTCAGCCCCCTGATGGAGGAGAACCAGACCGACAGGACAACAGTGCCTATCCGAGACTACTTCAACATGGAGGACAACAGAGGTGAGCTAGCTCGGAGCCATTTTTCTTCAAAGTTGCATGTAAATGATCGTTGCATAATTGTGACTGACTGCTATTCTTTCAGTCATAGATGCCAATACTATTGGTTTTGTTTCTTCTGCAGTGGATGAGCCCCACCTGTCTCTGCCTCACATGGACAGCCCCAGTGGTGAGGAAGTCCCTGTTGCACCACCACAGCTGGAAGGAGAGGCAGCAGCTGCTATGCGTCCCTCTCTCACTTCAGGCTATTCCAAACAGTTTCAAAAATCTTTGCCTCCTCGTTTCCTTAGACAGCAGGTAAGGATGTCCACATCTGTCTTTTAGTTAATAATGGCTTGGATGTTGTTGCTAAAACATAATATGTGGGTGTGTCAGGGACTAATGGGCTAGATTCTAAACTGAACAAAAAGGGGACTTGATCAttcttttgttttaaagttatacatgagaaaataaacatttgatgTTAATTAGACATTTCCACAGTGGACGTGTTGACTAGTCATATTAAGTACAGATGTACAGTACCAGTTAAAAGGttggacacactttcccattcacttgaaaaaaaatgagaaagtgtgtccaaagttttgactggtactgtacatAAATAGTATTAGTCTATTACTGTGGCCAAAGGTGCTGTCACACATTTGCTTGGTTTTAAGCAATTTCTTCAGAGCAAGCATTATGTACATGTAGTACATTGAGCCATCAGTACTACATAGACAGCCACCTATGGTGTAGGGTatacctttaaaaacaaatgagctTCATTGATcttaatttttatttgttacTATTCCCTGTTGGTCTTGTAGGAGCAGATGAAGCAGCAACAatggcaacaacagcaacaccagAGTGGGGGCTCCGTGTCCCCATCAGGTGGTGGCGGTGTTCCAGCtccccaacagcagcagcaccgcTCCATGTATCAACCCATTGGCCCCCACCACCAGCACTTGGCCTCCATGGGGTTTGACCCCCGCTGGCTCATGATGCAGTCCTATATGGACCCCCGCATGATGTCAGGACGTCCTCCCATGGACATGCCAACTAACATTCACCCTGGTAGGGCGTTTTGTGGAATATGAATGGAGAATGTATGATTATCTTTGTTTATAATGTACAGACAAGCTGCCAGATGTGCCAGACAAGCTGTTTAAAGTCGGTCTGTATTGTCCTCTCCAGGGAGGATGCCTCCTAAGCAGATTGTGCGCAGAGAGCCTGGTGACAACTCGAGCTCCAGCTCTGACTCCTTTGACCATTTGACCCGACCAATTCGTGACCATGGTCTGCCGTCAGACTCGCGGATGGTATGGGGATCGGACCCATACCCACAGTCGGAGCCGTTACCATCTGTAACTCCTCCAAAAGGACGAGATGATAACAAGGAGCCGaggtaaaaaatgaataaatggcaACGTAAGAAAAATTTATTTTTTGGCACATGACATAATAACGATTGTTTCTCTACAGGATGGACTCTGGTTTGGATCTGGACAGGGGTCTTCCAGCTATGTATCCCCAGGACCACAGTGCATTGGACTCTCATAAAAGTAACTTCTTCCAGGACCCTACAGagtccctgtcagtgtttaCCCAGGGCCCAGAGGATGCATCAGGGCCTCTAGACAGGGTCCCTGTAGTCCCAGCCTTTGATCCTGAGGAGCCAGGCTTACCCAGTGGGGAAGAGGTAGAAGCTCTTGGTCAAGCTATGCTCCAGAGGAGTGTTTCCCAGGGCTCTAGCCACTCCCTCAAGCTGGATGAACCCAGGTTTGATGGGCTACCCCTGGGAACAAAACCACTGGAGCTACAGGACACAGGAGAACGGGCTGACGATAAGCCCCAGAATGAACTCTACCCCCAGGCTGCGGTGACTAGCAACCGGGCTACACCTCCTGCTGATGGATTACACAAACAAGAGAAGCTGCCTTTGCCAGCCCCTAGCAAGCAGAAAGCTGAGCTGCGCTGGGGTGGAAGATCAGGGGCCGGACGCAGAGAAGGACCAGGGGCAGACAGACCTGTTCGCAGGTCTGGGCCAATAAAGAAGCCTGTCCTAAGGGAcatgaaagaagagagagagcaaagagaagagagggagaagcGTCacgagagaggggaaagaggagACCGGTCCAAAAAGGATCAGTCATCCAAAGCTccttctgcagctgctgtcgctgctgctgctgtgtctgAGGGCTCCAAACCTCAGggtgaggagaagagagaagctGCTGAGGAAACACCGACTGGCCATCAGAGAGTCAGAGACTCCCAGCCTTTATCTGGGGCTCCCACCTCTTCCTCTCAGGAGGAGAAAACGGATAAACCGCCCAGCAATGACAAACATCCAGAACCCAAACTGCCCTCCAGGAAAGACTCCAATCTTCCTCCACGTGCCTACCgacgagaggagagagagcgggaACGTGAGAGGGAGAAGGAAATGGACAaggacagagatagagagagagatagagataaagAGTGGCCTGCTGACTCAAGTTTTAAAGCACGTGGTCGAGGGGAGTATTACTCCAGAGGACGGAGCTACCGGGGGACTTACAGTGGCCGAAACAGGGGGGGTCGTGGTCGAAGCCGGGCAGAGTACAATTACAGAGAGCCCCGATCGCGCTCTGATTTACCTTCTGTTGGAGGTGCTGCCGCCTTTCGCAACAGGGAAGAAAGCGAAACACGCAGCGAGAGCTCAGACTTTGAGGTTATACCAAAACGTAGACGGCGCCGTGGTTCAGACACAGATTCTGAAAGTGAAGGCGGGAGAGAGTCTGCCAGTGATACTGGGCCTTCTGACCGTGAGCCTAGCACCAAACCTAGCCGTCCATTGAGACGAGAGCTCCCTGGGGAGGCCCGGTCTGGGCCTCACAAGCCAGGCTTTGGACCTCCTCACATGGGGGAAAGGGTTGGACCCAGAGGGGACGATGAAAGCCGACCTAAGCCAGGATTCCTTCCTAAAGGAGAGCCTTCTCGGCGAGGAAGAGGGGGACTATACAATAGACGAGGTGGAGCAAGGGAACGCGGCGGGCCTCGCTCAGGCCCTCTTAGACGGCCAGGAGCTAGAGAGTCCTCTTCTCAGTGGCCCTGTAAACCCATGGAGACATTCAGGCCTGAGGACACTGAGTGCACACCAAGATATGACAATCCTGCTGCTGACCGAAGACCCCCCAAGTCTGATGGCAAGAAATTTGGGGATGGGGCACCTCAGAGTAGTAGAGAAAGGCCTCGTCGGTCCAGACCCGCACGGCCCCCGAGGCAAGATAAACCCCCCCGGTTTAGGCGCTTGAAGGAGCGTGAGGCTGCAGTGTTAGCTAGTGGGGAAACTGCCCCAAGTCCCCCTGTCCCTCTATTCCCAGTGCCTGTTGCTACTGTCCATAGCTCTGCCCCTGCCCCAAGCTCCCATTCCCATTCCCCAACCCTGTCTAGAGCTCCAGGAGCCCCTGTAAGTGTGCCTGCAGAAGTGGCAGCCACTATGCCTGCACCCGACTTGTCCTCTCCTATAGAAGCACCCTTGCCTGAGACCAGCAGCCCCACCATCACTGCAGTCGGAACCAAGTCCCCTGACTTGTCCAACCAGAACTCTTCAGATCAAGCCAATGAGGAATGGGAAACTGCCTCTGAGAGCAGCGACTTCAATGAAAGGAGAGAAcgagaagaaaggaaaggagcACTGGAGGCCGCTCATGAAGCAGCCAGGGCCTCTGCCCCGGCACCTGCAGCCCCTCAGGGCTCTTTGACCCCCAATAAAAGCCTTCCTGATGGAGGGGTGACTCAAAAACGTGAAGGGGCTCCTGCAGCCAAGAGAAGTTTCTCAAATCAGAGGCCTACCGAGAGACCGAATCGTAGAGGCAACAGTGGAGCCAAACCAGGCCGGAGCTACGCAGGGGGCaagggggagaggaggggcGGGGCCAAAGCTGGCCGCAAAGGGTGAGTTTAAACAATTGGCCTTTTGTCCGTTGTTAGGCATTTACTTTGTCTGCTTACATTAGCACTTAGCACAATGAAGTTGAGTCAATGAACAGTGTGGTGTAGAATAATACTGCAGGTTTATTCAAACACAATCAACCTTTTGTGTGGCATTCTTCATAATTAGTAGTTGCAGTGCAGAATCTACATATGTCAGTACTGTTAGTATTGCTTGTCTAAATTGGCTTTGGCTGTTGTATTCTCCTATTGCGTTGATTACTTTAGTGTGctgtaaaataaacaataaaggcATCATTTTTTGCACAAATCTCATGTCATTATAGAATTAATTTACATGTTGACATCCCTAGTTTCTCAGGCCTCCCTCACCACCACACTGTTGTTCTCACCAACATTAAAAAGTGTCAATAAGTCTCTCCAGTTGGGCCTCAATCTTTTTTCTGTCTCCAACATGTGTCTCTGGTACGAACAGCCCTGCAGCCCAGCAGAACTCGGATGGGACAGCACAAACAGCTGGAGGACCATCCCAAAGGTCTACGAAGGACCAGTCAGGCCGTCGTAAGGATGAAGCCAAACAGGCCACCAAGAAGCCCAAAGAGAATGCTCTTTCTCAGTTTGATCTTAACAATTATGCCAGTAAGTAAACCATTAAATTCTCAGCTCTTACTGATGAGCCAGGAACCCATACCTGGCTCTCGCTGCTCTTCACCTGTAAACTGAATGTAAACGTCAGGATGTCCTTTTGTCCCGTCACTGTAGGTGTTGTGATCATTGATGACCACCCAGAGGTCACCACCACGGATGACCCACAGTCCAGCACCAATGATGACGGCTTCACAGAGGTGGTCTCCCGCAAGCAACAAAAACGCCTGCAGGACGAAGAGAAACGGAAAAAGGAAGAGCAGACTACTCAAGTAAGAGGAGGAATAAATTGTGCCACATAGAAAAAAAACCAGCAATGTAATACTTTGAGGATAATGGGCTATACCTCCTTTTTGATTCAGTATAACGTCTTGATGGCTTAAATTGTGCTCCTACAGAACTGGAGTAAAAAAGGCTCTGGTGAGAAGAGCAGGGGAGGCGGAGGAAAGCTGCCACCAAGATTTGCTAAAAAGCAATcatcccagcagcagcagcaacatcagcagcagcaacaacaggccTCACAGTCTCAGCCTCCTGTAGCCCCCACATCTCAGGCCCAACAGCAACCCCCTATTTCTGTTCCCCAGCATTCTCACCTTGCCCCCTCCCAGCCTACTGCATCCCCTCAAACTCTGGAAGGAACAGTGGCTCCATTGCCCTCCATTCCCCCTGCCACTGTGGACTTTACCTCAAAGAGCCTACCCCCCGCACCTAAGCAGACGCACAGCACTCTGGGTACAGAACTGTGGGAGAACAAGGTAGCGGGCGCCACTGTCCTTCCTGACGTCAAGAAGCGTGAGTGGATAAGTCAGTTatcattaaatgttttaaatttgtctCGACTAATGCAGGAGTGTATTTATCAGCCAGCTCTTGTCTAATATGCGTAACGTGTACATTCCAGTTGGTCCAATCAGCCCTCCCCAGCCACCATCTGTGAGTGCCTGGAACAAACCTCTTACCTCCTTTACTGGCACCGTCTCCTCTGAGGTATGTTGAATGTGTCGGTCTCACCTTTTGTTGACCGTATGATCCTTTTTGCTCCATGTTGAACCATGAAAACATTGTTGTTTCAGGGTGTGAAGCCTGGAGCAGAGGGCAGTGCGGAATTGGCAATAGACAGTATTCAGTTTGGTGCACCATCATCCGCAGGCAGCACCGACAGTGATGGAGTTCCAGCGATGCTAGAAACTGTCTCTGAAAACAAACTACCTGCTCCCAAagaacagagacagaaacaaccTCGAGCTGGCCCAATCAAAACACAGAAGGTAACCTTGGCTGTGGCGGAAACTTGcggttttaaaggtcctatgacatgctgcttttggatgcttttatataggccttactggtcccctaatactgtatctgaagtctcttttatataggccttagtggtcccctaatactgtatctgaagtctctttcctgaaattcagccttggtgcagaattacagccactagagccagtcccacaatgagctttccttagtctgtgccatttctgtgtctgtagctttaagggggggcaaggtagagggtgggggtgtggccttgaccaactgccactttgcttgtttgcaagccatgatgtctctctctttctcatggttGGGCCAacttctctgggtgggcaaagcagagaaagaggaggtaaccagattccagatcggtccatctgagctttcattttctcaaaggcagagcaggatacccagggctcggtttacacctatcgccatttctagccgctgggggaactcatattaatgttaaaaaaaaaaactcaattttcatgccatgggacctttttaaaCTGTTGTTGAAGAACACTGATTCCTATTAATTCTCGTCATCATGTAAATGTTTAATCTCTCCATCTCCCCAGCTTCCTGAAATGGAACCAGTGGAAACCAAGGAGTACAAGCCAGGTCCCATTGGTAAGGAGCGCTCTTTAAAGAACCGCAAGGCCAAAGACGCACGTGGAGGAGAAGGCGAGGGGATCATGGAGGGAGGAGTCCCTGGAGGAGGTGTCAGTAGAGCCACAGACTCCAGTCCTCCCACCAGTGACACCACAGTACCAGAGCTGGGAGGAGACATTGAGGGCATGATCACAGTCCCGTCAGCAGAGTACAACAGTAACTCTAAGGTACGTCAGTGTCCCATCACAGCACAGCtaggctttctttttttttttatcatacttTTATGATAGTTGGATTTACGTAAGCAAGCATTGTACCTTTTTAGGTTGGTAATACACCAAGCCCGGAACTAGGTACAgagaacaataaaaaaaaaaaaataaattaaaaaaaagtttttagcagtgggggcaggtctgtctgaCCTCCCCCCCACTTCACAATAACCTCCTACACTATATTATAAAATTAACTTTAACATATAAACACTCAGAGCACACAGAGTGATTATAAACTGCCGTTGTCACATACTAACGGCGATGATTAGCTAAGTAGACTGATGGGTGTGCCGTGGAGAAAGGAAAATAAGGCTTTCATGACAACTCCATAACTTTGATCTAAATGGTTAAACTATACAGATATATTTGTCCTGCATTGTGTCCCACAACAAACTCCACATGTACAATACTCGCATTTTCCTCACAAATGCACAAAccagacagaatgaagaaaaggaataaataaaagtcaGCTGCCTCTCTGAAACTGACATCGAAGCGCAATGTCGCACACTCAACCGACATCAGACTGCAGCATCGCCGTCCACCTGCGGGGGGCGTggacaggctttccaacaggcaggctcatttaaaaggcaaccgcaactacgttgtgcgtctgccctatttctgataccatggCGGCAGATATTTTGGCGTGGCGAGCCGCCATTtccaaatcaacatagaggaaacactgaacgtgtttgtgtgtatactgAATTTATGGCTTTCCCTCTCAGGAGTCCGTCACTGACTAcaccaccccctcctcctcactgGCTGACAGTGTTTCTACAGGAGTGAACAAAATAGAAGAGAGTTTAGTAGCAAATGTGAGTAAACGTTCCCTgtacatctttcttttttaatttgaagAGATATGTGCCCTACAGTTGAAAAAATGCTCTCATCCTAAACACTTGGTATTCTATAAATACTGCTTTGGGGTTTTTTACGATGCGTTTCAGGTGGCGCTACCCCACGCGTTGCCTCTTCCTCGACGAGAGACCCTGCAGCAGAGCTCCAGCCTCAGCACTGTATCTCCTGCAACGGTTGACCTAACGCTAAAGGTACACAGAGAAAGTAACATTGCCTGTTGTGGGCTGTACTTCTATTATTAGTTTCAGTGAAACGTTACCTAAACACTGTCCCCTCCTCAGATGGAATCGGCTCGTAAGGCGTGGGAGAACTCCCCGAGTCTGGAGAAGAATTCTCCAgtcacttcctcttcctcccccatCACCTCCTGTGCATCCTCATACTCCACCTTCTCCTCAGCCTCCATAGCACAGATCCCTGTGGCTTCTGTTACCCCCAGCACCTCACTGTCAGGTATAGGAACTCCTAGTTAACATCTACTGTATATCTGAGTATTGTGTGTTAACGCCTTGTTTGCCCCAACACTGCTCTGACATTCTACAGTACACTGACTTACCtgtgttatttgtttgttttgggatCTCCCCTTGTGCGTCACTAGTATCCAGGCATTCCCTTATGATCTCTTGTATTCACCGTGCGTTTATCTCCACCCTGCAGGTTCTGCTACCTATACAACGTCATCCCTCAGCACCAAGACCACCACAGCCTCCGACCCCCCTAACATCTGTAAGGTGAAGCCCCAGCAAC from the Sander vitreus isolate 19-12246 chromosome 9, sanVit1, whole genome shotgun sequence genome contains:
- the prrc2c gene encoding protein PRRC2C isoform X2; this encodes MSEKSGQSTKAKDGKTKYATLSLFNTYKGKSLETQKTAVAARHGLQSLGKVAASRRMPPPANLPSLKAENKGNDPNVNIVPKDGSGWASRPEGGEERQQETPPPQIKPAVLQPQEPSIGGSRSWANSKPTQLDGAPRVSSHFHQEFPSLQAAGEVEKGDGQEEEPYGPGPSLRPQNVGSWREGGGRNLITAPSPSEMDNRAPEEGSTGLGTSTPPGEADEPGRNVTTDVQREKRDGRERLPPSALPQAKLNGGQQPPAGVPTHFDPAFRSMMPPYMFHAYPQMTLGPGQGNFRYPVPQDGAKGPRSVRPQQHPPQSWHQDPDRPSIISATELKELDNLDTDTDEGWAGAQMEVDYTEKLNFSDDEENQAAKEKRENWEWMGKVERIRSRPPDGQEGWKEGTEDRGGNKTSWADGDPRAPSPGSMGQYNKSAAPQDYQGGSRSVGGGAPRVTKPQAAAAPGADEDPEAWRQKRKKPPEISEAVERARRRREEEERRMEEQRLAACAEKLKRLNEKHRQATEGKSALAPTTSDDAGAAQEEESSSAPAPVSSLVPSIPVSQSQAPIMQAPLPERVDLDRERIEREPESVEPSVEEEVHLPRQPSPPVQRPAAVAPEPQSEEESSVVEVSPLMEENQTDRTTVPIRDYFNMEDNRVDEPHLSLPHMDSPSGEEVPVAPPQLEGEAAAAMRPSLTSGYSKQFQKSLPPRFLRQQEQMKQQQWQQQQHQSGGSVSPSGGGGVPAPQQQQHRSMYQPIGPHHQHLASMGFDPRWLMMQSYMDPRMMSGRPPMDMPTNIHPGRMPPKQIVRREPGDNSSSSSDSFDHLTRPIRDHGLPSDSRMVWGSDPYPQSEPLPSVTPPKGRDDNKEPRMDSGLDLDRGLPAMYPQDHSALDSHKSNFFQDPTESLSVFTQGPEDASGPLDRVPVVPAFDPEEPGLPSGEEVEALGQAMLQRSVSQGSSHSLKLDEPRFDGLPLGTKPLELQDTGERADDKPQNELYPQAAVTSNRATPPADGLHKQEKLPLPAPSKQKAELRWGGRSGAGRREGPGADRPVRRSGPIKKPVLRDMKEEREQREEREKRHERGERGDRSKKDQSSKAPSAAAVAAAAVSEGSKPQGEEKREAAEETPTGHQRVRDSQPLSGAPTSSSQEEKTDKPPSNDKHPEPKLPSRKDSNLPPRAYRREEREREREREKEMDKDRDRERDRDKEWPADSSFKARGRGEYYSRGRSYRGTYSGRNRGGRGRSRAEYNYREPRSRSDLPSVGGAAAFRNREESETRSESSDFEVIPKRRRRRGSDTDSESEGGRESASDTGPSDREPSTKPSRPLRRELPGEARSGPHKPGFGPPHMGERVGPRGDDESRPKPGFLPKGEPSRRGRGGLYNRRGGARERGGPRSGPLRRPGARESSSQWPCKPMETFRPEDTECTPRYDNPAADRRPPKSDGKKFGDGAPQSSRERPRRSRPARPPRQDKPPRFRRLKEREAAVLASGETAPSPPVPLFPVPVATVHSSAPAPSSHSHSPTLSRAPGAPVSVPAEVAATMPAPDLSSPIEAPLPETSSPTITAVGTKSPDLSNQNSSDQANEEWETASESSDFNERREREERKGALEAAHEAARASAPAPAAPQGSLTPNKSLPDGGVTQKREGAPAAKRSFSNQRPTERPNRRGNSGAKPGRSYAGGKGERRGGAKAGRKGPAAQQNSDGTAQTAGGPSQRSTKDQSGRRKDEAKQATKKPKENALSQFDLNNYASVVIIDDHPEVTTTDDPQSSTNDDGFTEVVSRKQQKRLQDEEKRKKEEQTTQNWSKKGSGEKSRGGGGKLPPRFAKKQSSQQQQQHQQQQQQASQSQPPVAPTSQAQQQPPISVPQHSHLAPSQPTASPQTLEGTVAPLPSIPPATVDFTSKSLPPAPKQTHSTLGTELWENKVAGATVLPDVKKLGPISPPQPPSVSAWNKPLTSFTGTVSSEGVKPGAEGSAELAIDSIQFGAPSSAGSTDSDGVPAMLETVSENKLPAPKEQRQKQPRAGPIKTQKLPEMEPVETKEYKPGPIGKERSLKNRKAKDARGGEGEGIMEGGVPGGGVSRATDSSPPTSDTTVPELGGDIEGMITVPSAEYNSNSKESVTDYTTPSSSLADSVSTGVNKIEESLVANVALPHALPLPRRETLQQSSSLSTVSPATVDLTLKMESARKAWENSPSLEKNSPVTSSSSPITSCASSYSTFSSASIAQIPVASVTPSTSLSGSATYTTSSLSTKTTTASDPPNICKVKPQQLQGGGLSSSSSSGSSSSFSQLGCVTTLLPQQQQTPQVYVSQSAAGSAAQIPAFYMDTSHLFSTPHPRLAPPSLAQQQGFQPGLSQPTAVQQIPIPIYAPLQGQPQHQHQHQHQHQHQHQHQHQHQHQHTHQAQLGLGTGPPVSQPQDLFSSSLQPYRSQQAFMQSSLSQPSMMLSGPSLHSYPGVQAPELGKPQSNLTYQQASSTQHIPILFEPQLNQPSGMGGSQLIDTHLLQLSLVQARQGMSQHSNMYSGQVQQHGQSSYYSNTQSPSSGMQQVTVPLPSSQLSLPNFGSGGGQPLLALPPTPPQAQPPNINRQPPVSQPYRGIMGPNHSMMQPPTSKMDMDLKLFGSGMDVKPGTPPIGARSTTPTSSHYRASSTSPSSQSSKINSMLYQKQFQASSAAMRMTQHFPGQFNPQILSQPNIVSPLVRPPHVNSFAGGVQRSPMGPPMSANVGGGLMPHPRPQHPQHSQHAPRGPPGPSLAPRGTQAALKAEQDLKAKQRAEVLQSTHKFFSEQQQLKAPQVSKVSRLDQAGKPPLDASAPNHQAVGERPDSDKPPISISTAKPIRTGPIKPQAIKPEEGK